A genomic segment from Chitinophaga flava encodes:
- a CDS encoding sigma-70 family RNA polymerase sigma factor — MENSFETYKPRLFAVAYKMTKNAMDAEDILHDVYLSFVKQDITMIANPEHYLVKAVMHRCLSLLEMRKRFVYPGIDLPTPLYQERFVYVQDQDISFALLLLLQKLNPQERAVFILRETLDYAYEEIAEVLSLGQDNCRQLFHRAKEKVTDGRVKYIPSEEQRSTLFSAFVKACTSGDVEQLMACLKEDIAIYSDGGGRATAARWPVLGRADAITFLNGLYTKRGAELLFEVKMINGEYGIICYDKTTGAVDTLMICSVGADGIETVYFVRNPDKLR; from the coding sequence ATGGAGAACAGTTTTGAAACATATAAACCCCGGTTGTTTGCAGTTGCCTACAAAATGACCAAAAACGCGATGGACGCGGAAGATATCCTGCACGATGTATATCTTTCTTTTGTGAAGCAGGATATAACAATGATTGCCAATCCTGAGCATTATCTGGTGAAAGCAGTGATGCACCGCTGTCTGTCGTTGCTGGAGATGCGTAAAAGATTTGTTTATCCCGGAATTGATTTACCCACTCCATTATATCAGGAACGTTTTGTTTATGTGCAGGACCAGGATATTTCCTTTGCCTTATTATTGTTGTTACAGAAACTGAATCCGCAGGAGCGTGCAGTGTTTATCCTTCGTGAAACGCTGGACTATGCCTACGAAGAGATTGCAGAAGTATTGTCGTTGGGGCAGGATAACTGCCGGCAGTTGTTTCATCGTGCCAAGGAGAAGGTGACAGACGGGCGAGTAAAATATATTCCGTCTGAAGAGCAGCGTAGTACGCTTTTTAGCGCATTCGTGAAAGCCTGTACCAGTGGGGATGTTGAGCAACTGATGGCCTGTCTGAAAGAGGATATTGCCATCTACTCCGATGGTGGTGGCCGCGCAACGGCAGCACGCTGGCCTGTTTTGGGCCGCGCAGATGCGATTACCTTCCTCAACGGACTTTATACTAAGAGAGGTGCGGAATTGCTTTTTGAAGTAAAGATGATCAATGGTGAATATGGCATCATCTGCTACGACAAAACCACCGGAGCAGTAGATACCCTGATGATCTGTTCTGTCGGAGCAGATGGCATTGAAACGGTTTACTTTGTACGAAATCCGGATAAACTGCGCTAA